A single genomic interval of Chrysemys picta bellii isolate R12L10 unplaced genomic scaffold, ASM1138683v2 scaf76, whole genome shotgun sequence harbors:
- the LOC135977916 gene encoding olfactory receptor 52D1-like, with protein MKETLLCLNFGHLLPYTMSDSNSTDFTNPSTFILLGIPGLEAAHVWISIPFCTMYIIAILGNFTILFIVKREPSLHVPMYYFLCMLAITDLVMSTTILPKMLSIFWFNSREINFSACLTQLYFSLSFPAMQSGILVAMAFDRYVAICDPLRHSTTLTNAVVAKIGLALVLRGTILILPYPFLARSWPYCRTNIIPHTYCEHIAVVKLACADIRVSSYYGLSVAFLVISLDVFFIAVSYTQILRAIFSLPTKDARLKTFGTCGSHLCVILSSYIPALFSFLTHRFGHNVALHLHVLMANVYLLLPPMLNPIIYGARTQQIRDKLLQPFTHKGT; from the coding sequence ATGAAGGAGACACTATTGTGCCTCAACtttggacaccttctcccctacaccatgtcagattccaactcAACCGatttcaccaacccctccaccttcatcctgctgggcattcctggcctggaggcagcccacgtctggatctccatccccttctgcaccatgtacatcatagccatcttggggaacttcaccatcctgttcatcgtgaagagggagccgagcctccatgtgcccatgtactatttcctctgcatgctggccatcactGACCTGGTCATGTCGACGACCATCctacccaaaatgctgagcatcttctggttcaattccagggagatcaattTCAGTGCATGCCTCACCCAGCTGTACTTCAGTCTCAGCTTCCCTGCGATGCAGTCTGGGATCctcgtggccatggcttttgatcgctacgtggccatctgcgatcccctgagacattccaccactCTGACAAACGCTGTGGTGGCAAAAATTGGCCTGGCTCTGGTGCTGCGTGGTACCATACTCATACTTCCCTATCCCTTCCTGGCGAGGAgttggccatattgcagaacgaACATCATTCCCCACACGTACTGTGAGCAcatagctgtggtgaagctggcctgcgctGACATCCGTGTCAGTAGTTACTACGGCCTCTCTGTGGCATTCTTGGTGATCAGTCTGGATGTGTTTTTTATTGCCGTGTCctatacccagatcctcagggccatcttcagcctcccaacaaaggacgcccggctcaagacttttgggacctgcggctcccacctctgtgtcatCTTATCCTCTTACATTCCAGCTCTCTTCTCCTTTCTCACACACCGGTTTGGGCACAATGTGGCCCTGCATTTGCATGTTCTCATGGCCAACGTGTACCTCCTGTtgccccccatgctaaaccccatcatctacggggCGAGGACCCAACAGATCCGGGATAAGCTGCTCCAGCCCTTTACTCATAAAGGGACCTAA